In Uranotaenia lowii strain MFRU-FL chromosome 2, ASM2978415v1, whole genome shotgun sequence, one genomic interval encodes:
- the LOC129746136 gene encoding uncharacterized protein LOC129746136 — translation MSIPLDAREILNHLNQLGYRNITPQQLKEFQKDLRKLIKFDTKIRDVATTPVEPLSVKAAQQMDTFQRLHTLTTISYNAKTSKKSAPVSCPKAAGVLVPAGGAKNDGAVETDNEEKENAQHPSAAEKVKKQTDRDCAAAAQKMWIRPRSASRASHSRKNDPVTLYQSYQKDWLRFRNQLPGENTRSDLRWQVRTKLLADN, via the exons ATGTCCATTCCTCTGGACGCTCGAGAAATCCTGAACCATCTGAACCAGTTGGGCTATCGGAACATCACTCCACAACAACTGAAAGAATTCCAAAAAG ATCTcagaaagctgataaaatttgacACCAAAATTCGGGATGTAGCAACCACACCGGTGGAACCACTCAGCGTCAAAGCAGCTCAGCAGATGGATACCTTCCAACGGTTACACACGCTCACAACTATCAGTTACAATGCCAAAACATCGAAAAAGTCGGCTCCCGTAAGTTGTCCAAAAGCGGCAGGGGTGCTCGTTCCGGCTGGGGGTGCTAAAAACGACGGCGCGGTAGAGACAGACAATGAGGAAAAGGAAAACGCTCAGCACCCATCGGCTGCGGAGAAGGTTAAAAAACAGACAGATCGTGACTGTGCGGCTGCTGCTCAGAAAATGT GGATTAGACCACGAAGTGCAAGTCGAGCGAGCCATTCTCGGAAGAATGATCCCGTTACTCTGTACCAATCGTATCAGAAAGATTGGTTGCGTTTCCGGAACCAACTGCCGGGAGAAAACACCCGATCAGATTTGCGCTGGCAGGTGCGGACCAAGTTGCTGGCTGACAATTAG